The Acinetobacter pittii genome contains a region encoding:
- a CDS encoding YgiQ family radical SAM protein yields MSTAYTMQTAPKALFDYDKYWASCFEPAPFLPMSREEMDQLGWDACDFILVCGDAYIDHPSFVSGVIGRVLEAQGFRVGIIAQPDWTNVESFRVLGKPTIAWGVTAGNMDSMINRYTADRKIRSDDAYSPNNEPNKRPDRAATVYCQRCREAFPDVPVLLGGIEGSLRRIAHYDYWSDKVRRSILMDSKADLLMYGNGERAIIDVMHRLAKGEKIHEITDVRGTAFIINKHNKASKAKFVEVASNDVDTVGRVDPIINPYVMTEDIDGCEVEKEKGNSLAQYQNFQKEIVANPIVREGDKLDDDTQIVQLKPAPSKAIKHKLPPRELAVIRLPSFEEVANDQVLYAHANRILHLETNPGNARALVQRHGERDVWINPPPIPLTTEEMDYVFDLPYARLPHPTYGDARFPAFDMIKFSVNIMRGCFGGCTFCSITEHEGRIIQNRSEDSILREIEKIRDTAPNFTGIISDLGGPTANMYRLHCKDPEIEKNCRKPSCVYPGVCQNLHTDHAPLVQLYRKARAIKGVKKILIGSGLRYDLAVLNPEYVKELVQHHVGGYLKIAPEHTEQGPLSKMMKPGIGTYDRFKQMFDRFSKEAGKEQYLIPYFIAAHPGTSDYDMMHLAIWLKKNGFRADQVQTFYPSPMATATTMYYSGKNPLAKVARYTEKVDIVKGEKRRRLHKAFLRYHDPNNWPLLREALKEMGRADLIGNSKQHLIPTYQPKGTEGEYKSARKKNSSVAGDSAKRGHGQSRSAAGQKRPQKGQVLTQHTGLPPRETGEKRPFGGKSKPKSKARG; encoded by the coding sequence ATGTCTACTGCCTACACCATGCAGACTGCGCCCAAAGCGCTGTTTGATTACGACAAATATTGGGCGTCGTGTTTTGAACCCGCACCATTTTTGCCGATGTCACGAGAAGAAATGGATCAACTCGGCTGGGATGCGTGTGACTTTATTTTGGTTTGTGGCGATGCGTATATCGACCATCCATCGTTTGTATCGGGTGTGATTGGACGTGTACTTGAAGCACAAGGTTTCCGTGTCGGAATTATTGCGCAGCCAGACTGGACCAATGTTGAAAGCTTCCGCGTTTTAGGTAAGCCAACGATTGCTTGGGGTGTAACCGCAGGTAATATGGATTCGATGATTAACCGTTATACGGCAGATCGTAAAATCCGTTCGGATGATGCTTATTCTCCAAACAATGAACCAAATAAACGTCCTGACCGCGCAGCAACAGTATATTGCCAACGTTGTCGTGAAGCATTCCCAGACGTACCTGTGTTATTAGGTGGTATTGAAGGCAGTTTACGTCGTATCGCACACTACGATTATTGGTCAGATAAAGTCCGTCGTTCAATTTTAATGGATTCAAAAGCCGATTTGCTCATGTATGGTAATGGTGAGCGTGCCATTATTGATGTGATGCATCGTTTGGCTAAAGGTGAGAAAATCCACGAGATTACTGATGTTCGCGGTACAGCATTTATTATTAATAAACATAACAAAGCATCAAAAGCAAAGTTTGTTGAAGTTGCGAGTAATGATGTAGATACGGTTGGGCGTGTTGATCCAATTATTAACCCATATGTCATGACAGAAGATATTGATGGCTGTGAGGTTGAAAAAGAAAAGGGTAACTCTTTAGCTCAGTATCAAAATTTCCAAAAAGAGATTGTTGCAAATCCGATTGTGCGTGAAGGCGACAAACTCGATGACGACACTCAAATCGTTCAATTAAAGCCGGCACCGTCAAAAGCAATTAAACACAAATTGCCACCACGAGAGTTGGCGGTTATTCGCTTGCCTTCTTTTGAAGAAGTGGCAAATGATCAAGTGCTTTACGCACATGCAAACCGTATTTTGCACCTTGAAACTAATCCAGGTAATGCTCGTGCGTTGGTACAACGCCATGGTGAACGTGATGTGTGGATTAACCCACCTCCAATTCCTCTAACCACTGAGGAAATGGATTATGTATTTGATTTACCTTATGCACGTTTGCCACATCCTACTTATGGTGATGCGCGTTTCCCTGCATTTGATATGATCAAATTCTCGGTCAATATTATGCGTGGCTGTTTTGGTGGTTGTACATTCTGTTCAATTACAGAACATGAAGGGCGTATTATTCAAAACCGTTCGGAAGATTCAATTTTACGTGAGATTGAAAAAATCCGTGATACGGCACCAAACTTTACCGGCATTATTTCAGACTTAGGTGGTCCAACAGCAAACATGTATCGTTTGCACTGTAAAGACCCAGAAATTGAGAAGAACTGCCGTAAACCTTCTTGTGTATATCCAGGCGTTTGTCAAAACTTACATACCGATCATGCGCCTTTAGTACAGCTTTATCGTAAAGCACGTGCGATTAAAGGTGTGAAGAAAATTCTGATTGGTTCAGGTTTACGTTATGACCTTGCGGTACTCAACCCTGAATATGTCAAAGAGCTGGTACAGCACCACGTAGGTGGTTATTTAAAAATTGCTCCTGAACATACCGAACAAGGCCCGTTATCTAAGATGATGAAACCGGGTATTGGTACGTATGATCGTTTCAAGCAAATGTTTGACCGTTTCAGTAAAGAAGCAGGAAAAGAGCAATATTTAATTCCTTACTTTATTGCTGCGCATCCGGGTACTTCAGATTATGACATGATGCACCTTGCAATTTGGTTGAAAAAGAATGGTTTCCGTGCCGATCAGGTACAGACGTTCTATCCATCGCCAATGGCAACTGCAACAACTATGTATTATTCGGGTAAAAACCCGCTTGCTAAAGTCGCTCGCTATACTGAAAAAGTTGATATTGTAAAAGGTGAGAAACGCCGTCGTCTGCATAAGGCATTCTTACGTTATCATGATCCAAATAACTGGCCATTACTTCGTGAAGCCTTAAAAGAAATGGGCCGTGCCGATTTAATTGGTAATTCGAAGCAGCATTTAATTCCAACTTATCAGCCAAAAGGCACAGAAGGGGAATACAAATCTGCACGTAAGAAGAACTCTTCTGTAGCGGGCGATTCAGCTAAACGTGGTCACGGGCAATCTCGTTCAGCAGCAGGGCAAAAACGTCCACAAAAAGGACAGGTTCTAACCCAGCACACTGGTTTACCTCCTCGTGAAACAGGTGAGAAAAGACCATTTGGTGGTAAAAGTAAACCAAAATCAAAAGCTCGTGGATAA
- a CDS encoding esterase-like activity of phytase family protein, which yields MSKKTLAVLLCCASLGLAACNDDNGQEQTSPTENVTEPTLISFAKLPVETYAAGPDSGAYVKGANGIYPPFKGQPVQGFSAALKNEDGSYMAMADNGFGTQDNSADFLLRIYKIKPDFKTKAKGTSQVTVQSFIQLRDPNKLIPFNIVNGDTAERLLTGADFDPESMQRTSDGTYWIGDEFGPYLLHFSADGVLLDAPIALPNPLNPTQELRSPQNQFNKAQINFVEPLVQQSGGFEGMAISPDGQYLYPLIEKPIKSIRETERQLLISQFDLKKKAYTGKYYWFQLDSKATNIGDFQLFNDKEGIIIERDATQNNLGGYKKLIRIKLNESGQLVSREDLVDLIKIANPNMLYGTARAGDIGTGQVFAFPFETIEDVIIENGTTLTVFNDNNFPGSTGRNAKLADDNEIIQIRLPKALF from the coding sequence ATGAGCAAAAAAACATTAGCGGTATTATTATGCTGCGCTAGTTTAGGATTGGCGGCATGTAATGATGATAACGGCCAAGAACAAACTTCACCTACTGAAAACGTTACCGAACCAACCTTAATTTCTTTTGCTAAATTACCTGTAGAAACTTATGCTGCTGGTCCAGACTCTGGTGCATATGTGAAAGGTGCAAATGGAATTTATCCTCCATTTAAAGGTCAACCTGTACAAGGCTTTTCTGCTGCATTAAAAAATGAAGATGGCAGTTATATGGCAATGGCCGATAACGGTTTTGGAACTCAAGATAATTCAGCAGACTTTTTACTTCGTATTTATAAAATAAAGCCTGATTTCAAAACTAAAGCTAAAGGCACGAGCCAAGTTACTGTACAAAGCTTTATCCAACTGCGTGATCCGAACAAATTAATTCCATTTAATATTGTCAATGGTGATACAGCTGAGCGTTTATTAACGGGTGCTGATTTTGATCCAGAGTCAATGCAACGCACTAGTGATGGGACTTATTGGATTGGAGATGAGTTTGGACCTTATTTACTTCATTTTTCAGCAGATGGCGTGTTATTAGATGCACCGATTGCTCTGCCAAATCCGTTAAATCCGACTCAAGAATTACGTTCACCACAAAATCAGTTTAATAAAGCACAAATTAATTTTGTAGAACCTCTAGTTCAACAAAGTGGTGGTTTTGAAGGAATGGCGATTTCGCCAGATGGGCAGTATCTTTACCCTCTTATAGAAAAGCCAATTAAATCAATTCGAGAAACAGAAAGACAGTTGCTGATTTCGCAATTCGACCTGAAGAAAAAAGCGTATACAGGGAAATATTATTGGTTCCAGTTAGACAGTAAAGCAACCAATATTGGTGACTTCCAACTCTTTAATGATAAAGAAGGTATTATTATTGAACGTGATGCAACTCAGAATAATTTAGGCGGCTATAAAAAATTAATTCGTATTAAATTAAATGAGTCAGGTCAACTAGTTAGCCGTGAAGATTTAGTCGATTTAATTAAAATTGCTAACCCGAATATGTTGTATGGCACAGCTAGAGCAGGGGATATTGGTACGGGACAGGTTTTTGCTTTCCCATTTGAAACCATTGAAGATGTGATTATTGAAAATGGTACGACACTTACTGTTTTCAATGATAATAATTTCCCTGGTTCAACAGGACGTAACGCAAAACTGGCTGATGATAACGAGATTATTCAGATTCGTTTGCCAAAAGCTTTGTTCTAA
- a CDS encoding helix-turn-helix domain-containing protein, which yields MDIGEVAKKAKVTTATLRFYEEKGLIKSIGRQGLRRQYGKQVIDQLALISLGRAAGFSLNEIATMFGQDGKPDLDRQKLKNKAEQLEQMAKRLHFISQGLEHAAVCPAENHMECPTFQKFLKAAIAGEYQPTKL from the coding sequence ATGGATATTGGTGAAGTTGCTAAAAAGGCAAAAGTCACAACGGCTACACTACGTTTTTATGAAGAGAAGGGATTAATTAAATCGATAGGGCGGCAAGGCTTACGTCGACAATATGGTAAGCAGGTCATTGATCAATTGGCATTAATCTCTTTAGGTCGTGCCGCAGGCTTTTCTTTAAATGAAATCGCAACAATGTTTGGGCAAGATGGTAAACCTGATCTTGATCGGCAAAAACTAAAAAATAAAGCTGAACAATTAGAGCAAATGGCAAAAAGATTGCATTTTATCAGCCAAGGATTAGAACACGCTGCTGTATGTCCTGCTGAAAATCATATGGAATGTCCAACTTTCCAAAAATTTTTAAAAGCAGCAATTGCTGGAGAATATCAGCCAACAAAACTTTAA
- a CDS encoding DUF2938 domain-containing protein produces the protein MNTSTLFFQALCLGIGATIFMDIWLFILKIFKIPTLNFSFLGRWVGWIFQGKVIHQSIAQSPQIKGEYLLGWIAHYSVGLIFSFSFLFIVGSDWLSHPQFYSALLFGVVTVLIPFFIMQPAMGSGFASSKTPHPFLNCLKSLMNHSVFGCGLYLTAKLFQI, from the coding sequence ATGAATACCTCTACGTTGTTCTTTCAAGCTTTATGTCTTGGTATTGGTGCAACTATATTTATGGATATCTGGCTGTTCATATTAAAGATATTCAAAATTCCGACCTTAAATTTTTCTTTTCTCGGACGCTGGGTCGGCTGGATATTTCAAGGGAAAGTCATCCATCAATCTATAGCACAAAGCCCTCAAATTAAGGGTGAATATTTATTGGGCTGGATTGCTCACTATAGTGTCGGACTAATCTTTTCATTTAGCTTTCTTTTCATTGTTGGCTCAGATTGGCTTAGCCATCCTCAATTTTATTCAGCACTTCTGTTTGGTGTAGTCACCGTTCTCATTCCATTTTTTATTATGCAACCTGCGATGGGTAGTGGTTTTGCTTCTTCAAAAACCCCGCATCCTTTTCTGAACTGCCTAAAAAGTTTGATGAACCATAGTGTTTTTGGTTGTGGCTTATATCTCACTGCAAAACTATTTCAAATTTAA
- a CDS encoding flavodoxin family protein, which yields MKTIAIIYHSRQGHTQFIAQQIQTGILSQKNMKADLLNTEDIINSPEILIQYDGLIWGSPTYLGGVSSKLKQLMDATGPLWKKQSFKGKLAAGFTVSSLPAGDKQSTLISIFTFCMQHGMLWVGNPIMPEQHQGIPYTQAANRLGSWSGLMAQAEHGSKADGFDEGDIKTAQQFGENFALTLNAYQGI from the coding sequence ATGAAAACTATTGCCATCATTTACCATAGCCGCCAAGGCCACACCCAATTTATTGCTCAGCAAATTCAAACTGGTATTTTGAGCCAGAAAAATATGAAAGCAGATTTACTCAATACTGAAGATATTATCAACAGCCCAGAAATTCTCATCCAATATGACGGCTTAATTTGGGGATCCCCCACTTATTTAGGTGGTGTATCTTCCAAATTAAAACAACTCATGGATGCAACTGGTCCATTATGGAAAAAACAAAGTTTTAAAGGAAAATTAGCGGCTGGATTTACCGTTTCCTCCCTTCCTGCTGGTGATAAACAATCGACGTTAATTTCGATTTTCACCTTTTGTATGCAACACGGCATGTTATGGGTCGGTAATCCAATCATGCCTGAACAGCACCAAGGCATTCCTTATACGCAAGCAGCCAATCGTCTTGGTTCATGGTCAGGCTTAATGGCTCAAGCTGAACATGGCAGTAAGGCAGATGGTTTTGATGAAGGAGATATTAAAACTGCTCAACAATTTGGAGAAAATTTTGCATTGACCTTAAATGCTTATCAAGGAATATAA
- a CDS encoding DUF2798 domain-containing protein, with the protein MMSLIVSGISTFKAVGLNHHFVSLWLSAWIIAWILAFQSVLICAPIAQKLVDIIFKKVEKIRL; encoded by the coding sequence ATGATGTCTTTGATAGTTTCAGGTATTTCAACTTTCAAGGCTGTAGGGCTAAATCATCACTTTGTTTCATTATGGTTATCGGCTTGGATCATTGCATGGATATTAGCTTTCCAAAGTGTATTGATTTGTGCTCCTATAGCCCAGAAATTAGTCGACATCATATTTAAGAAAGTTGAAAAAATACGCCTGTAA
- a CDS encoding lytic transglycosylase domain-containing protein, protein MKFDYWFCILLTSSLAQDHFEPSELHRLSLKFFIIALMTIMTGCTSLEPNSGSFSWRSNKLSSGLQKAYSVPASTANRLSPMIIQSADQYNVPPLLLAAVIRQESSYNSNARSPTGAVGLTQIIPSYWQQTCAGNLYDEPTNIQCGAYILNHYYQSADSWFKATAYYNVGPTGYERSFWTRHKAKKYARSVKRHQKTLRSAL, encoded by the coding sequence TTGAAATTTGATTATTGGTTTTGTATTTTGCTTACCTCATCTTTAGCTCAAGATCATTTTGAACCATCAGAATTACACCGCCTTAGCCTCAAATTTTTTATTATTGCATTGATGACAATAATGACAGGGTGTACAAGCTTAGAACCTAACAGTGGCTCATTTTCTTGGCGCTCCAATAAACTCTCGTCTGGCTTACAAAAAGCTTATTCTGTTCCAGCGAGTACAGCCAATCGGCTATCTCCAATGATTATTCAAAGTGCTGACCAATATAATGTCCCCCCTCTTTTACTCGCAGCAGTCATCAGGCAAGAGTCTAGTTACAATAGTAATGCTCGCTCTCCTACTGGTGCTGTCGGTTTAACTCAAATTATTCCGAGTTATTGGCAACAAACTTGTGCTGGGAATTTGTATGATGAACCTACTAATATCCAATGTGGGGCTTATATTTTGAATCACTATTATCAGTCAGCTGATAGTTGGTTCAAAGCAACAGCTTATTATAATGTGGGACCGACTGGATATGAGCGAAGCTTCTGGACCCGACACAAAGCAAAAAAATATGCTCGATCTGTGAAACGTCATCAGAAAACTTTAAGAAGTGCATTATAA
- the cysK gene encoding cysteine synthase A produces the protein MSTDQQFPTPNNLGIAVYSNNAEAIGNTPLVRINRLIKTGATVLAKVESRNPAFSVKCRIGAALIADAEKRGVLKEGMHIVEPTSGNTGIALAFVAAAKGYPITLTMPASMSLERRKVLKALGANLVLTEPAKGMKGAVDEAVRLATEQPDVYFLPQQFENPANPQIHVDTTGPEIWQATGGQVDILVAGVGTGGTITGISRYFEQVQNKPLYSVAVEPAESPIITQTKNGEIITPAPHKIQGIGANFIPKNLDLDLVDEVLPVSSEEAIQWARNCATQEGILVGISSGAALAAAAKIAERPENTDKTIVVILPDSGERYLSSVLFEGLFDE, from the coding sequence ATGTCTACCGATCAGCAATTTCCAACACCCAATAATTTAGGTATCGCAGTTTATTCAAATAATGCAGAAGCTATTGGTAATACGCCTTTAGTTCGTATCAACCGTTTAATTAAAACTGGTGCAACTGTATTAGCGAAAGTAGAAAGTCGTAATCCTGCCTTTTCTGTGAAATGCCGTATTGGGGCTGCACTTATTGCAGATGCAGAAAAAAGAGGTGTGTTGAAAGAAGGTATGCATATTGTTGAACCAACTAGTGGTAATACAGGGATTGCATTGGCTTTTGTTGCAGCAGCGAAGGGTTATCCCATTACTTTGACTATGCCAGCCAGCATGAGTCTTGAACGTAGAAAAGTATTAAAAGCTTTAGGTGCTAATTTAGTTCTAACTGAACCGGCGAAAGGGATGAAAGGTGCGGTTGATGAAGCGGTACGATTAGCAACTGAGCAACCAGATGTTTATTTCTTACCTCAACAGTTCGAAAACCCAGCCAATCCACAAATTCATGTGGACACAACTGGCCCAGAAATTTGGCAAGCAACAGGTGGGCAGGTTGATATTTTAGTTGCTGGCGTAGGTACTGGAGGTACGATAACGGGTATTTCTCGTTATTTTGAACAGGTCCAAAATAAGCCATTGTACTCAGTAGCAGTTGAACCTGCTGAGTCTCCAATTATTACTCAAACCAAAAATGGTGAAATTATTACGCCTGCACCTCATAAAATTCAGGGGATTGGTGCAAATTTTATTCCAAAAAATCTTGATTTAGATTTGGTTGATGAAGTCTTACCAGTGAGTAGTGAAGAAGCAATTCAATGGGCAAGAAACTGTGCAACTCAAGAAGGTATTTTGGTAGGTATCTCAAGTGGAGCTGCCTTGGCTGCTGCAGCCAAAATTGCAGAGCGTCCTGAAAATACTGATAAAACAATAGTTGTTATTCTTCCTGATAGCGGGGAACGTTATTTATCTTCTGTTTTATTTGAAGGTTTATTTGACGAATAA